A genomic window from Punica granatum isolate Tunisia-2019 chromosome 2, ASM765513v2, whole genome shotgun sequence includes:
- the LOC116197905 gene encoding putative serine/threonine-protein kinase-like protein CCR3 has protein sequence MTPLPTAAVAVLSAFLVLASLSPPSVHALGSGATLAVASDSLTVCGISAARPIRNIQCFRSGQSVALAVPPNVSFSAISGDRSYFCGLREGGGSFFCWDTNLNSTVLSPKRLYINASVPLATISVGDDHICAIVNATRKIECWRAGRSFELPLDDEQFTSISSGSGFSCGILANSSRVRCWGSNLPVVALIQNGFGVIPMASLTLGSSHACGLNAAGFVICKGSNESGQLNVPFNSSFEYSMLSLGENHSCGIRSRNKTVVCWGGVVQYPVNGSFETIVSGSSFTCGLVTGNLSVMCWGRGWPPGGLQLPLEGLILPGPCVQGEDCSPCGNYLLDQMLCSGNGNICRTCNVSITPPGQPPPLPPPLPPSPAPSPPSKALRRGLMAFAIIGSVGMFVGVCSVIYCLWVRGCFGHKKIHNSVQPTITRATSNNNGGSHSNASPPSRSSTLRRQASRAITMRRQRSGTSSKHPDKAEEFSFVELASATDGFSLENKIGAGSFGVVYRGKLPDGREVAIKRGETGEKMKKFQEKESAFDSELAFLSRLHHKHLVRLVGYCEENDERLLVYEYMKNGALFDHLHGKNNVEKSSSFLNSWRMRIKIALDASRGIEYLHNYAVPPIIHRDIKSSNILLDANWTARVSDFGLSMMGDGSSHDIRPFKAAGTVGYIDPEYYSLNVLTAKSDVYGFGMVLLELLTGKRAIFKNGEDGGTPTSLVDYAVPAIATGEVIRVLDPRVGPPELNEVDAVELVAYTAMHSVNAESKDRPTIADIVANLERALAQCDETHGSISSCGTISIVSE, from the coding sequence ATGACTCCTCTCCCCACCGCCGCCGTCGCCGTCCTCTCCGCCTTCCTCGTCCTCGCCTCCCTCTCCCCTCCCTCGGTCCACGCCCTCGGCTCCGGCGCCACCCTCGCCGTCGCTTCTGACTCGCTTACCGTTTGCGGTATCTCCGCTGCCCGTCCAATCAGGAACATCCAATGCTTCCGCAGCGGGCAATCCGTGGCTCTCGCCGTCCCGCCCAACGTCTCATTCTCTGCCATCTCCGGTGACCGGTCATATTTCTGCGGCCTCCGAGAGGGCGGCGGCAGCTTCTTCTGCTGGGACACTAACCTCAACTCGACCGTCCTCTCTCCGAAGAGACTGTATATAAACGCCTCTGTTCCATTGGCGACCATCTCGGTCGGTGACGACCACATTTGCGCGATTGTTAACGCCACTCGAAAAATCGAATGCTGGAGGGCTGGTCGCTCATTCGAATTGCCCTTAGATGACGAGCAATTCACGTCGATTTCTTCTGGGTCCGGGTTTTCCTGTGGGATTCTGGCCAATTCAAGCCGGGTACGCTGCTGGGGCAGCAATCTTCCGGTTGTAGCTTTAATCCAAAACGGATTTGGTGTCATTCCCATGGCTAGTCTCACGTTAGGGAGCTCACACGCCTGTGGGTTGAACGCGGCAGGGTTTGTGATTTGTAAAGGGAGCAATGAGAGTGGTCAATTGAATGTTCCTTTTAATTCGAGTTTCGAATACTCAATGTTGTCTCTGGGGGAGAACCATAGCTGCGGTATTCGATCAAGGAACAAGACAGTTGTGTGCTGGGGCGGTGTGGTGCAGTACCCGGTGAATGGTTCGTTCGAGACGATCGTGTCAGGCTCGAGCTTCACCTGCGGCCTCGTGACTGGCAACTTATCGGTCATGTGCTGGGGCAGGGGTTGGCCTCCAGGAGGACTGCAGCTGCCACTGGAAGGGCTGATCCTTCCCGGGCCTTGTGTCCAAGGAGAAGACTGTTCTCCTTGCGGGAATTATCTTCTGGATCAGATGCTCTGCTCTGGTAATGGCAACATTTGCAGAACTTGCAATGTTTCGATAACACCGCCTGGTCAacctcctcctcttccaccTCCCCTCCCGCCTTCACCTGCCCCTTCTCCGCCTTCCAAGGCCTTAAGGAGGGGCCTGATGGCCTTTGCAATCATCGGCTCTGTCGGGATGTTTGTGGGCGTTTGCTCCGTGATCTACTGCTTATGGGTTCGCGGCTGTTTCGGGCACAAGAAAATCCATAACTCGGTCCAGCCCACGATCACTCGGGCCACCTCTAACAACAATGGCGGGTCACATTCGAACGCGAGCCCCCCCTCCCGGTCCTCCACCCTCAGACGGCAGGCCTCGAGGGCAATCACAATGAGGCGGCAGAGAAGCGGCACCTCCTCAAAGCACCCCGACAAGGCTGAGGAATTCTCCTTCGTCGAGCTCGCCTCGGCTACAGACGGCTTCTCCCTCGAGAACAAGATTGGGGCGGGAAGCTTTGGGGTAGTGTACCGAGGCAAGCTTCCTGACGGGCGAGAGGTGGCAATCAAACGGGGTGAGACAGgcgagaagatgaagaaattcCAGGAGAAGGAGAGCGCGTTCGACTCGGAGCTTGCTTTCTTGTCCCGTCTCCACCACAAGCATTTGGTCCGGCTCGTTGGGTATTGCGAGGAGAACGATGAGAGGTTGCTTGTCTACGAGTACATGAAGAACGGGGCACTCTTCGACCATTTGCACGGCAAGAACAACGTCGAGAAGAGCAGTAGCTTCTTAAATTCGTGGAGGATGAGGATTAAGATTGCCTTAGATGCCTCTCGAGGGATTGAGTATCTGCACAACTATGCAGTCCCTCCTATAATCCATAGGGACATAAAGTCCTCCAACATATTGCTCGATGCGAATTGGACTGCCCGGGTGTCGGATTTTGGGCTCTCGATGATGGGCGACGGGTCGTCCCATGACATCAGGCCGTTCAAGGCTGCAGGGACTGTCGGATACATCGACCCGGAGTACTACAGCCTGAACGTGTTGACGGCGAAGAGCGACGTCTATGGGTTTGGTATGGTGCTTCTAGAGCTGCTGACCGGGAAGAGGGCAATATTCAAGAACGGGGAGGACGGTGGCACGCCCACCAGCTTGGTCGACTACGCTGTTCCCGCGATCGCGACGGGAGAGGTCATCCGGGTGCTGGACCCAAGGGTGGGGCCCCCGGAACTAAACGAGGTCGATGCAGTCGAGCTCGTAGCCTACACTGCAATGCACTCTGTGAACGCAGAGAGTAAGGACCGCCCCACGATTGCCGATATCGTCGCGAACCTGGAGCGGGCCCTTGCTCAATGCGATGAGACCCATGGGAGCATCTCTAGCTGTGGCACGATCTCGATCGTTTCAGAATGA